The proteins below are encoded in one region of Paenibacillus albus:
- a CDS encoding methyl-accepting chemotaxis protein, whose translation MKFSIRAKLLSSFIAILVLLSGIGILAIVEMGSLQRSSSIVQGNWLPSINKIGVIKDYYVEARINVNKINLESNPTEIDNIAKTITESMTAAMHDMQSYETYIISPEEETIFKSLDEHMQAYSDKLPAIIQARKDNQPEKGYQLVNDLTPIRKQVMDDFKNWIEFNNDGAKAEVDKAARTNTVGKTLIIVFGIIAVLIGIGLAFWISESMVRGIRSILEVATKAANGDLREKANAKSKDELGTLAAAFNDMMDNLRQLISQTLHSSQSVSGASQEISATTEEIAKGSTEQAESAQIISELVREMSIAVNDVATKASMVSDLSDKTKRGALSGSETIHASVQSMENLSSQMKLLETDSQKIGQIIEVIDDISEQTNLLALNAAIEAARAGEQGRGFAVVADEVRKLAERSSEATQQIAGIIKGMQHNTDQSLRAMELATTQTSKTGQTFDSIVRMVSDTADQVTEIAAVSEEQSAQTEEVMRAVETIAAASEESAAAAEETASSSQTLAHLSEELNRNINFFKV comes from the coding sequence ATGAAATTCTCTATCCGAGCCAAACTATTGTCCAGCTTCATCGCTATTCTAGTGCTGCTCTCAGGCATTGGCATCCTCGCTATCGTCGAGATGGGATCCTTGCAGAGATCAAGCTCCATCGTGCAGGGCAACTGGCTGCCAAGCATTAATAAGATCGGCGTCATTAAAGACTACTACGTCGAAGCCCGCATCAATGTGAACAAGATTAACCTAGAGAGCAATCCAACTGAAATCGACAATATCGCGAAAACAATCACAGAAAGCATGACAGCCGCAATGCATGATATGCAAAGCTATGAGACTTATATTATTTCGCCGGAAGAAGAAACCATCTTCAAGTCGCTGGACGAGCATATGCAAGCTTATTCCGATAAACTCCCTGCTATTATTCAAGCTCGCAAAGACAATCAGCCGGAGAAAGGCTACCAGCTCGTCAATGACCTGACGCCAATTCGCAAACAAGTCATGGATGACTTCAAGAATTGGATCGAATTTAACAATGACGGCGCCAAAGCTGAGGTCGATAAAGCTGCCCGTACGAACACCGTCGGTAAAACCCTTATCATCGTATTCGGTATCATCGCCGTATTGATCGGCATCGGTCTCGCTTTTTGGATTTCCGAATCTATGGTCAGAGGAATTCGTTCCATTCTTGAAGTGGCAACCAAGGCGGCAAACGGGGATCTGCGGGAAAAAGCGAATGCGAAGAGCAAGGACGAGCTTGGCACGCTGGCAGCTGCGTTTAATGATATGATGGACAATCTGCGCCAGCTGATCAGCCAGACTTTGCATTCTTCCCAGAGCGTATCCGGAGCTTCGCAGGAAATATCCGCAACGACCGAGGAAATTGCCAAAGGCAGCACAGAACAGGCTGAATCGGCGCAGATCATCAGCGAGCTTGTCCGTGAAATGTCGATCGCGGTTAACGATGTCGCAACGAAAGCAAGCATGGTGTCCGATCTTTCAGATAAAACAAAACGAGGGGCGCTTAGCGGCAGCGAGACGATCCATGCGTCTGTTCAGAGTATGGAGAACCTCTCTTCCCAGATGAAGCTGCTCGAGACCGACTCGCAGAAGATCGGGCAAATTATCGAGGTTATCGACGATATTTCCGAACAGACGAACCTGCTTGCACTGAACGCTGCAATTGAAGCAGCCAGAGCAGGCGAGCAAGGGCGCGGCTTCGCGGTCGTTGCCGATGAAGTGCGTAAGCTTGCGGAACGCAGCAGTGAAGCGACGCAGCAAATTGCCGGCATCATCAAAGGCATGCAGCACAATACAGACCAAAGCTTGCGGGCGATGGAGCTTGCCACTACGCAAACGTCCAAAACCGGTCAAACCTTCGACAGCATCGTTCGCATGGTAAGCGATACAGCGGATCAAGTGACGGAGATCGCGGCTGTGAGTGAAGAGCAATCTGCTCAGACTGAAGAAGTGATGCGCGCTGTCGAGACCATTGCTGCAGCAAGCGAAGAATCAGCGGCGGCAGCGGAAGAAACCGCCAGCTCCTCACAAACGCTTGCCCATCTCTCTGAAGAGCTCAACCGAAATATTAATTTCTTTAAAGTCTAG
- a CDS encoding esterase-like activity of phytase family protein: MKKFRFTKWAAIAGVVSVAMLSSQIVEAADTALKAIAIKVKVFAGDNEVALDKEAVTINGSLYVPVRAMGDALGQNVTWDNASKKVTLREYPFVEGKYTWMNPPSLGLGLKEGGFSGLLHMPGDPDNVFYTLADRGPNGQITIDKSVNRTFPVQDYVPRFYKIKLEGGQVTILETNKLQLPVGAKGVVSGNRNTTGLSNIASDEKSYDNTGTKLLPLDPDGLDLEGIAYSPSDDTLWMADEYRPSLIQVKRDGTIISRYVPAGDKAKLANAQIPIVEAFPAIYSKRIVNRGFEGVTISPDGKYLYASIQSPMAVPDKATGEASRNLRILKMDLATKKVIGEYVYVAEDAKTFVNVSQKDVVISDLHALAADVLLVDERDKNEGAAAQIKRVYKIDLSKATNVLNKSDISNNVEALSSDLLKASGIATAPKSLILDLTKLGYPFEKFEGLTVLNKNTILVANDNDFGVGEYDANGVLKLTDKQTQVWEIAVKSLW, from the coding sequence ATGAAGAAGTTCCGTTTTACCAAATGGGCAGCAATCGCGGGGGTCGTGTCCGTTGCCATGCTAAGCTCGCAAATCGTAGAAGCCGCTGATACAGCGCTTAAGGCGATCGCAATCAAAGTGAAGGTGTTTGCAGGCGACAATGAAGTCGCGCTGGACAAGGAAGCTGTCACCATCAACGGCAGCCTGTATGTGCCGGTTAGAGCGATGGGCGATGCGCTTGGGCAGAACGTCACTTGGGATAACGCTAGCAAGAAGGTAACGCTTCGCGAGTATCCTTTTGTAGAAGGAAAATATACGTGGATGAACCCGCCAAGTCTCGGACTCGGACTCAAGGAAGGCGGCTTCTCCGGGCTTCTGCATATGCCTGGCGACCCGGACAATGTGTTCTACACACTGGCTGACCGCGGACCAAACGGACAAATTACAATCGACAAATCGGTAAACCGCACATTCCCGGTTCAAGATTATGTGCCGCGTTTCTATAAAATCAAGCTCGAAGGCGGACAAGTTACGATTCTAGAGACGAACAAGCTCCAGCTTCCTGTAGGCGCGAAAGGCGTAGTCTCCGGCAACCGCAACACGACAGGCCTTAGCAACATCGCGAGCGACGAGAAGTCTTACGATAATACGGGCACGAAGCTGCTGCCGCTTGATCCGGATGGTCTTGATCTTGAAGGCATCGCATACAGCCCATCTGACGATACGCTCTGGATGGCTGACGAGTACCGCCCATCGCTGATTCAAGTGAAGCGTGACGGCACAATTATTAGCCGCTACGTGCCTGCCGGCGACAAAGCGAAGCTTGCGAACGCGCAGATTCCTATCGTTGAAGCATTCCCGGCTATATACTCGAAGCGTATCGTGAACCGTGGATTTGAAGGCGTAACAATTAGCCCTGACGGCAAATATTTGTACGCGTCCATCCAAAGCCCGATGGCTGTGCCTGACAAAGCAACTGGCGAAGCCTCCCGCAACCTGCGTATTCTGAAAATGGATCTGGCGACGAAGAAGGTCATCGGCGAATACGTGTATGTCGCAGAGGATGCGAAAACGTTCGTGAATGTATCGCAGAAGGACGTCGTCATCTCCGACCTCCATGCACTGGCGGCAGACGTGCTTCTCGTGGACGAGCGCGACAAGAACGAAGGCGCTGCTGCGCAGATCAAACGCGTGTACAAGATCGACTTGTCCAAAGCAACGAACGTCTTGAACAAGTCCGATATCAGCAACAATGTGGAAGCGCTCAGCAGTGATTTGCTGAAAGCGTCCGGTATCGCAACGGCTCCAAAATCGCTCATTCTCGACCTGACGAAGCTCGGTTATCCGTTCGAGAAGTTCGAAGGACTCACAGTGCTGAACAAGAACACGATTCTGGTTGCCAACGACAACGACTTCGGCGTCGGCGAATACGATGCGAATGGTGTGCTCAAGTTGACGGATAAGCAGACGCAAGTATGGGAGATCGCAGTGAAGAGTTTGTGGTAA
- a CDS encoding FecCD family ABC transporter permease: MATTIAAKQNVKEAGIARLTRNSAVLLISAALLVLAGLYGLMSGAIAIPARDVWTSLLHSSDSEARQIVWNLRLPRVLTGMLAGICLAISGAFLQGVFRNPLADPGIIGVSSGGGLAAVIIMILFPEHIAYLPISAFIGALAAAAVVYSLAWKGGASPIRLILAGVAVNSLLGAAMTALMILNSEKVQSVLPWMSGSLNGRSWPHFDTLLPYTIVGLIASLFLIKTANLLVLGDDAAKLLGSRVEIGRLLIILLSTFLAGAAISIVGMVGFVGLVVPHIVRLIVGNDYRIFLPISATCGGALIIAADTAARSWFDPIEFPVGILLALLGAPFFLYLLRRGARR; the protein is encoded by the coding sequence ATGGCTACAACAATTGCTGCGAAGCAAAACGTGAAGGAGGCGGGCATTGCCCGCCTTACCCGCAACAGTGCCGTGCTGCTCATTAGTGCGGCACTGCTTGTGTTAGCGGGGTTGTACGGTCTGATGTCCGGCGCGATTGCGATACCCGCCCGGGACGTATGGACCTCTCTGCTTCATTCTTCAGACTCGGAAGCGAGACAAATTGTGTGGAATTTGCGGCTTCCGCGTGTATTAACGGGCATGCTGGCAGGCATTTGCCTTGCGATTTCAGGCGCGTTCCTGCAGGGCGTGTTCCGCAATCCGCTCGCCGATCCGGGCATTATCGGCGTCTCGTCTGGAGGCGGGCTCGCCGCTGTTATCATTATGATTCTATTTCCCGAGCATATCGCTTACTTGCCGATCTCTGCGTTCATAGGCGCACTCGCTGCAGCTGCGGTCGTCTACTCGCTCGCTTGGAAAGGCGGGGCATCGCCGATCCGGCTCATTCTGGCCGGGGTTGCGGTGAACTCCTTGCTCGGCGCGGCGATGACTGCGCTCATGATTTTGAACAGCGAGAAGGTACAGTCGGTTCTGCCATGGATGTCAGGCAGTTTGAACGGCAGAAGCTGGCCGCACTTCGATACATTGCTGCCGTATACCATCGTCGGCCTTATTGCATCGCTCTTCCTCATTAAGACAGCGAATCTGCTCGTGCTTGGCGACGATGCGGCTAAGCTGCTCGGAAGCCGAGTAGAAATCGGCAGACTGCTGATCATTTTGCTCTCGACCTTCTTGGCGGGAGCGGCAATCAGCATCGTCGGCATGGTCGGCTTTGTCGGCCTCGTTGTGCCGCATATTGTAAGGCTTATCGTCGGCAATGATTACCGCATCTTCCTGCCAATCTCCGCTACCTGCGGCGGGGCGCTCATCATAGCGGCGGACACGGCTGCACGCAGCTGGTTCGACCCGATTGAGTTCCCTGTAGGCATTCTGCTCGCGCTGCTTGGCGCGCCGTTCTTTCTCTACTTGCTGCGAAGGGGGGCTAGACGATGA
- a CDS encoding ABC transporter substrate-binding protein produces MFHKVLTRSLLAAAVLLAPVTAAGVDKAANAAGNAIKVTLDGKELSLGSGPQIAKGRTLIPYSGIVSALGGKAAWDASSKTVMATKDSTTVKLTVGSHSAYINGQYTYLDSAPYISGGKTFVPVRLISEAFGKWVNFNSYTSTVAISSTLTVSTSTGSFTLKKKPSRIVTLSSSDTEIIYALGGKVVGRSTAIGPVIPAAASAVPDVGSTHGINFETLASVKPDLVIASPSLKAQQATIEKLGAQVLFNSHNTFTEIQASIRLYGKVLSQETKAEQIIKGMNSDIASLKKPAAAPKTLIVYGAPGSFVVALPTSYPGNFLELAGGKNVAANFPKMDMMPQYADLSLERIIAANPDLILMITHGDAAEVKASFKKEFETNPAWKSLSAVKKDRFEVLPSDLFAANPGIRAPQAIETINKLLLQVK; encoded by the coding sequence GTGTTTCACAAGGTTTTAACTCGTAGTTTATTAGCGGCGGCTGTGCTGCTCGCTCCAGTAACGGCGGCAGGCGTCGACAAGGCTGCGAATGCCGCAGGCAATGCGATAAAAGTAACTTTGGATGGAAAAGAGCTATCGCTTGGCAGCGGTCCGCAAATTGCAAAAGGCAGAACGCTCATCCCGTACAGCGGCATCGTAAGCGCGCTCGGCGGCAAAGCAGCTTGGGATGCAAGCAGCAAAACGGTTATGGCTACGAAGGATTCAACAACCGTGAAGCTGACTGTCGGCTCTCATTCGGCTTATATTAATGGCCAATATACATATCTGGACTCCGCCCCTTATATCTCAGGCGGCAAGACTTTCGTGCCAGTTCGTCTTATCTCTGAAGCATTCGGCAAATGGGTTAACTTCAACTCTTATACGAGTACAGTTGCTATCAGCAGCACACTGACTGTCTCGACAAGCACAGGTTCCTTTACATTGAAGAAGAAACCAAGCCGCATCGTGACGCTGTCCTCGTCGGATACGGAAATTATTTATGCGCTTGGCGGTAAAGTTGTCGGTCGTTCGACTGCAATCGGACCGGTCATTCCGGCAGCTGCTTCCGCTGTTCCAGATGTCGGCAGCACGCATGGCATTAACTTTGAGACACTGGCATCGGTGAAGCCTGATCTCGTCATTGCCAGCCCATCGCTCAAGGCGCAGCAAGCAACAATTGAGAAGCTCGGCGCGCAAGTGTTGTTCAACTCGCATAATACGTTTACTGAAATTCAAGCTTCGATTCGTCTGTATGGCAAAGTGTTGAGCCAAGAAACGAAGGCAGAGCAAATTATTAAAGGCATGAATTCGGACATTGCTTCTTTGAAAAAACCGGCTGCTGCGCCGAAGACGCTGATCGTATATGGCGCTCCAGGCAGCTTCGTCGTTGCGCTTCCTACGAGCTACCCAGGCAACTTCTTGGAGCTTGCAGGCGGCAAGAACGTTGCAGCGAACTTCCCTAAGATGGATATGATGCCGCAATATGCTGACCTGAGCCTTGAGCGTATCATCGCAGCGAATCCGGATCTTATTCTTATGATTACACACGGTGATGCCGCAGAGGTAAAAGCAAGCTTCAAGAAGGAGTTTGAGACGAATCCGGCTTGGAAGAGCCTCTCAGCTGTGAAGAAAGACCGTTTCGAAGTGCTGCCGAGCGACTTGTTCGCGGCGAACCCAGGCATCCGTGCTCCACAAGCGATTGAAACCATCAACAAACTGCTGCTGCAGGTGAAATAA
- a CDS encoding antibiotic biosynthesis monooxygenase — MIVVENRIEVRAGMADAVLERFRTPKSVHTFKGFVRMDVLHAAASEETEEIRVCTTWESEADFQAWANSDSFRHAHAKRASEAAAKSDGQPAHGSAHGGGHGHGAHGGAQAPAAGEAPASGPIVGNKVTIYKVVVSHLPEAAAAETV; from the coding sequence ATGATCGTCGTTGAGAATCGTATTGAAGTTCGTGCAGGCATGGCGGACGCGGTATTGGAGCGTTTCCGCACGCCTAAGAGTGTACACACGTTCAAAGGCTTCGTCCGCATGGATGTGCTGCACGCAGCAGCATCCGAGGAGACAGAAGAAATTCGCGTCTGCACCACTTGGGAGAGCGAAGCGGATTTTCAAGCATGGGCTAACAGCGATTCGTTCAGACATGCGCACGCGAAGCGGGCTTCTGAGGCAGCCGCGAAATCGGATGGGCAGCCTGCGCACGGCTCGGCACATGGCGGCGGCCATGGGCATGGCGCTCATGGCGGCGCTCAAGCGCCAGCAGCTGGCGAAGCACCGGCAAGCGGTCCGATCGTCGGCAACAAAGTGACGATCTACAAAGTCGTCGTTTCCCACCTGCCGGAAGCGGCAGCTGCTGAAACGGTATAA
- a CDS encoding ABC transporter ATP-binding protein: MSTMNKASALAAAGLKYGYHASSPIVNGLNMQVSPGEWLGIVGPNGSGKSTVLRMLARLVSPQGGMVTMEGKDMAFMDTKAIARQMTMLTQTQESSLDITVRELVRRGRNPHLKWYEECRGKHEEVVDWALQVTSMSELQNRSLLELSGGERQRAWLAMCMAQTPRILLLDEPTTYLDIAHQLELMELIRELNREQGITVVMVLHDLNQAARYCDRIIAMKQGAIVREGTPTDVFRVEFFREVFGIEAKVYHDDGVPVYLPCGIVQQKPTAAAAAI, translated from the coding sequence ATGAGCACGATGAACAAAGCTTCCGCTTTAGCGGCGGCGGGGCTAAAATATGGCTACCATGCATCAAGCCCAATCGTAAATGGTTTGAACATGCAGGTATCTCCTGGTGAGTGGCTCGGTATCGTCGGTCCGAACGGCTCTGGCAAGTCGACTGTGCTTCGCATGCTGGCAAGGCTCGTCTCGCCGCAGGGTGGCATGGTGACCATGGAAGGCAAAGACATGGCTTTCATGGATACGAAGGCAATCGCCAGGCAGATGACGATGCTGACACAAACCCAGGAGAGCTCGCTCGATATTACGGTGCGTGAGCTCGTTCGTCGGGGGCGCAATCCGCATCTGAAATGGTACGAGGAATGCAGAGGCAAACACGAAGAAGTGGTCGATTGGGCGCTTCAGGTAACGAGCATGAGCGAGCTTCAGAATCGCTCGCTTCTGGAGCTATCCGGCGGCGAACGTCAGCGCGCTTGGCTTGCAATGTGTATGGCACAGACTCCGCGCATTCTGCTGTTGGATGAGCCGACGACGTATCTGGATATTGCCCATCAGCTTGAGCTGATGGAGCTGATCCGCGAGCTGAACCGTGAGCAAGGCATAACGGTTGTAATGGTTTTGCATGATTTGAACCAAGCTGCGCGTTATTGCGATCGCATTATTGCGATGAAGCAGGGCGCCATTGTACGGGAAGGGACGCCGACGGATGTATTCCGCGTTGAATTCTTCCGCGAGGTGTTCGGCATTGAAGCCAAAGTCTATCACGATGACGGCGTACCGGTGTATTTGCCGTGCGGGATCGTTCAGCAGAAGCCTACAGCCGCAGCCGCGGCAATCTAG
- a CDS encoding methyl-accepting chemotaxis protein, translated as MKLSIRTKLMSSFIAILVLLVGIATLAIVEMASLQKSSNIVQTNWLPSINKIGVIKDYFSEARVNVNKINLEANPAEIAKIVDTINDNMTAAKKEMQAYESFIISPEENAIYQKLTQDMDTYSERLPAIIQARKDNQPEKGYQLVNELTPVRKLVSEDFSKWIEFNNLGSKAEVDKAARTNAVGKTLIITFGIIAVVVGLILAFWMSETMIRAIRSILDVAVKAAKGDLRDQAKARSKDELGTLAAAFNEMMGNLRNLIGQTVNSSQNVSAASQEISATTEEIAKGSTEQAESAQVISELVREMSVAVNDVATKASLVAELSDKTKRGAESGSETIQASVQSMENLSSQMKLLEKDSQKIGQIIEVIDEISEQTNLLALNAAIEAARAGDQGRGFAVVADEVRKLAERSSEATQQIAGIIKGMQHNTDQSLRAMEHATVQTSKTGHTFQSIVRMVSDTADQVTEIAAASEEQSAQTVEVMRAVETIAAASEESAAAAQETASSSQTLAHLSEELNHHINYFKV; from the coding sequence GTGAAACTATCCATTCGCACAAAGCTAATGTCCAGCTTTATCGCCATTCTGGTGCTTTTGGTAGGAATCGCAACACTAGCCATCGTTGAAATGGCGTCCTTGCAGAAATCCAGCAACATCGTGCAAACGAATTGGCTGCCGAGTATTAACAAGATTGGCGTTATCAAAGACTACTTTAGCGAAGCTCGTGTAAACGTCAACAAAATCAACCTGGAAGCCAACCCTGCCGAAATCGCCAAAATCGTAGATACCATTAATGACAATATGACCGCGGCAAAAAAAGAGATGCAAGCCTATGAGTCCTTCATCATATCTCCCGAGGAGAACGCTATTTATCAGAAGTTGACTCAAGATATGGATACATACAGCGAGCGCCTGCCCGCCATCATTCAAGCACGCAAGGATAACCAGCCTGAGAAGGGTTACCAGCTCGTTAATGAACTAACACCTGTACGCAAGCTTGTATCGGAAGACTTCTCCAAATGGATCGAGTTCAACAATCTCGGTTCTAAAGCTGAAGTTGACAAAGCTGCTCGTACGAATGCCGTTGGCAAAACACTTATCATTACTTTTGGCATTATCGCAGTTGTCGTCGGTCTCATTCTTGCCTTCTGGATGTCCGAAACGATGATTAGAGCAATTCGCTCCATCCTGGACGTCGCTGTCAAAGCGGCGAAAGGCGATTTAAGGGATCAAGCAAAGGCACGCAGCAAGGACGAGCTTGGCACACTTGCAGCTGCTTTTAATGAAATGATGGGCAATTTACGCAACCTTATCGGTCAAACCGTGAATTCCTCGCAGAACGTTTCTGCAGCATCCCAAGAGATCTCCGCAACGACAGAGGAAATCGCCAAGGGCAGCACCGAGCAAGCAGAATCCGCACAAGTCATTAGCGAACTTGTTCGTGAAATGTCTGTAGCTGTTAACGATGTCGCAACGAAAGCAAGCCTTGTAGCTGAACTGTCAGATAAGACGAAACGCGGCGCCGAAAGCGGTAGTGAGACGATTCAAGCTTCGGTTCAAAGTATGGAGAACCTCTCTTCCCAGATGAAGCTGCTTGAAAAAGATTCACAGAAGATCGGCCAAATTATTGAGGTTATCGACGAAATTTCCGAACAGACGAACCTGCTCGCTCTTAATGCGGCGATTGAGGCTGCACGTGCTGGCGATCAAGGACGCGGCTTCGCCGTCGTCGCCGATGAAGTACGCAAGCTTGCAGAACGAAGCAGTGAAGCCACACAGCAAATTGCCGGCATCATTAAGGGCATGCAGCATAATACGGACCAAAGCTTGCGAGCGATGGAGCATGCTACCGTCCAAACGTCGAAGACCGGGCACACGTTCCAGAGCATCGTGAGAATGGTAAGCGATACAGCGGATCAAGTGACTGAAATCGCGGCTGCCAGCGAAGAGCAATCTGCTCAAACCGTAGAAGTGATGCGAGCCGTCGAGACGATTGCTGCAGCAAGCGAAGAATCCGCAGCGGCAGCGCAAGAGACCGCCAGCTCCTCCCAAACTCTTGCCCATCTGTCCGAGGAACTCAATCATCATATCAACTACTTCAAAGTCTAA